The region GAGATGATACTTGCCGCAGCAAGCCCGATTTGTCGTTTCAAGTCTTTGATTCCATTTCGTTCTAGCTGTACAACGCACTCGGATCACACGATGATCGGAGCGCATTTTTTTAGTTTGATTTGTAAGGTAGTTAAGAATGTCCGAAATGGTTAAGGGAACCGTCAAGTGGTTCAACGATGAAAAGGGTTACGGCTTTATCGCTCGCGAGGGTGATGCTGACGTGTTTGTGCACTTCCGTGCCATCAACATGGAAGGTCGCAAGACCCTCCGCGAAGGCCAGGCAGTCTCCTTCCAGGTGACCCAGGGCCAGAAGGGCCCGCAGGCCGAGAACGTCACGCCTGACTAAGGTCTGACGAAAATCTCGGCTGCAAATCCGGGATTTGAAAAAGGCTCCTTTCGAGGAGCCTTTTTTTATGCTTGGAAACGCCGGAATCGCAGCTCCCGCCGAGCCTAGGCCG is a window of Gammaproteobacteria bacterium DNA encoding:
- a CDS encoding cold-shock protein, which produces MSEMVKGTVKWFNDEKGYGFIAREGDADVFVHFRAINMEGRKTLREGQAVSFQVTQGQKGPQAENVTPD